The genomic interval CGACTCATTATCGCGTGGGCCGCCTTCCCTTTCGCCCCCGCTGCCGGGGGCATTCTGCGCTGGGGCGGTTGCCCACACCTACGCGAGCAACCGCTCCAGCACCACCGCGATCCCGTCCTCCTCGTTCGAAGACGTCACCTCGTCCGCCACCGCCTTGAGCTCCTCGTGCGCGTTGGCCATCGCCACGCCGTGCGCCGCCCACGCGAGCATCGCGATGTCGTTGGGCATATCGCCGAAGGCAACCGTGTCGGCGGACTTCAGGCCCAGGCGGCGGGCCGCGAGGGACAGCCCCGTGGCCTTGGTGAGGCCGAGCGGGAGGAGTTCGACGATACCCGCGCCGGCCATCGCGACCGAGACGAAACCGCCCGCGGCCAGCTGCGCCGCCTCGGCGAGCTGGTCGTCCGTGAGGGTCGGGTGCTGGATGTAGATCTTGTTCAGCGGCGCGGCCCACAGCTCGGACACGTCCGAGAGGGGCGTCGACGGCAGCGCGCCCGTCAGCGCGTACCCGTCGCCGACCAGCACCTCGCCGTCCAGGCCGTCCCGGCTCGCCGCGAGGTGCAGCGGGCCGACCTCCGCCTCGATCTTGGCGAGTGCCACCCCGGCCAGTTGCCGGTCCAGGGTGACCGACGTCAGCAGGCGGTGCTCCCCGGCGTCGTAGACCTGCGCGCCCTGGCCGCAGACCGCGAGGCCGTCATAGCCGAGGTCGTCGAGGATGTGCCGGGTCCAGGGGACCCCGCGGCCCGTCACGACGATGTGTGCCGCGCCCGCCGCGGTGGCCGCGGCGAGGGCGTCACGGGTGCGTGCCGAGATCGACTCGTCGGAGCGCAGAAGCGTTCCGTCGAGGTCGGTCGCGATCAGCCGGTACGGGAAGCCGGCCGTCACTTGGCGACCGGCGTCAGGACCTCACGGCCGCCCAGGTACGGACGCAGCACCTCGGGCACGCGCACGGAACCGTCGGGCAGCTGGTGGTTCTCCAGGATCGCCACGATCGTGCGCGGTACGGCGCACAGAGTGCCGTTGAGCGTCGCCAGCGGCTGGACCTTCTTGCCGTCGCGCAGGCGGACGGACAGCCGGCGGGCCTGGAAGCTGTCGCAGTTGGAGGCCGAGGTCAGCTCGCGGTACTTGCCCTGGGTCGGGATCCACGCCTCGCAGTCGAACTTGCGGGACGCCGACGAACCCAGGTCGCCCGAGGCCACGTCGATGACCTGGAAGGGCAGTTCGAGGGCGGTGAGCCACTGCTTCTCCCAGTCCAGGAGCCGCTGGTGCTCGTTCTCCGCGTCCTCGGGGAGGACGTACGAGAACATCTCGACCTTGTCGAACTGGTGCACGCGGAAGATGCCACGCGTGTCCTTGCCGTACGTCCCGGCCTCGCGGCGGAAGCACGGGGAGAAGCCCGCGTAGCGCAGCGGCAGCTTCTCCGCGTCGAGGATCTCGTCCATGTGGTACGCGGCGAGGGGGACCTCGGAGGTGCCGACTAGGTAGAAGTCGTCCTTCTCCAGGTGGTACACGTTCTCCGCGGCCTGGCCGAGGAAGCCGGTGCCCTCCATGGCGCGCGGGCGGACCAGCGCCGGGGTCAGCATCGGGATGAAGCCGGCCTCCGTGGCCTGCGCGATCGCCGCGTTGACGAGCGCCAGCTCCAGGAGGGCGCCGACGCCGGTGAGGTAGTAGAAGCGCGAGCCGGAGACCTTGGCGCCGCGCTCGACGTCGATGGCGCCGAGCGCCTCGCCGAGCTCCAGGTGGTCCTTGGGCTCGAAGCCCTCGGCGGCGAAGTCGCGGATCGTGCCGTGCGTCTCCAGGACGACGAAGTCCTCCTCGCCGCCGACGGGCACGTCGGGGTGCACGAGGTTGCCGAGCTGGAGCGCGAGGCGCTTGGTCTCCTCGTCCGCCTCGTGCTGCTCGGCGTCGGCCGCCTTGACGTCGGCGGCGAGCTGACCCGTCTTCCTGAGCAGCTCGGCCTTCTCGTCGCCGGAGGCCTTGGGGATGAGCTTGCCGAGCGCCTTCTGCTCGGAGCGCAGCTCGTCGAAGCGGACGCCGGACGACCTGCGCCGCTCGTCGGCGGACAGGAGAGCGTCGACGAGCGCGACGTCCTCTCCACGGGCGCGCTGGGACGCGCGCACACGGTCGGGGTCCTCACGGAGCAGGCGAAGGTCAATCACGCGGAACAGGCTACCGGTGCGGAGTTCCGGCTCACGACTCGGTATTCCGAACTATGGCTTACGTCCAGTTATGGGGTAATTGCGCAGAGTGTTCGCGCGTGCCGACGCGGGTCAATGAAAAGGCGTCCCGCTCCCTGGAACGGGGCAGCCGTGAGGCGGCCTGTTGACCCGAATCCCTTGTGGGAAACGGGACTTGAGGTCGCGGTTGTCCACAGGAATCCACATCCCGGAAGAGTTATCCACAGGGTGTGCGAAAGATCTGTGGACATCGAAAACGATCATTTCCAAAGAGTTTCGCGCGACGGGTATTTCCTGTCCTAAACGCACCTCCCACCCACTTTCGGGTGGAAATGCGTCGCTCCAAAGGATTGCCCGAAGGAAACAGGTGGACGAAGAGTGACCTACGCGCCGGTGGACGCATGGGCGGCCTGTAGGGAGATTTGTCGACTGGATCGCACTTCGTTGTCGACTTGTCCCCAGGTCGAGAAGCGGACCTGTGGATAACTTCTGTGGATAACGAAGATACGCAGGTAGTACCGGTCAGAAACGGCCGTCCTGGCAGTGCGCGACCCAGTCGGCCGCGGCCAGGAACTCCTCGTCCGAGGTGGCCGGGAAGAGCGGCCGCACCCCGTCCACGCCGACGTCCGCGCGCGGGTACGAACCGAGGAAGCGCACCTGGAGACAGATCCGCTTGAGCCCGGCCAGCGCCTCCGCCACCCGACGGTCGGAGATGTGCCCCTCGGCGTCGACGCAGAAGCAGTAGTTGCCGATGCCGGCGCCGGTCGGACGGGACTGGAGCAGCATGAGGTTGATGCCCCGGGTGGCGAACTCGCCCAGCAGGTCGCGCAGCCCGCCCGGGTGGTCGTCGCGTTGCCAGATCACGACCGAGGTCTTGTCCGCGCCGGTCGGGGCGGCCGGGCGGGCGGGCCTGCCCACCAGCACGAACCGGGTCTGCGCGTTCTCCGCGTCGTGGATCTCGGTCTCCAGCGCTTCGAGACCGTACCGGGCGGCCGCGAACTCACCGGCGAACGCGGCGTCGTAGCGGCCCTCCTGGACCAGCCGGGCGGCGTCCGCGTTCGAGGCCGCCGACTCCCACAGGGCGTCCGGGAGGTTCGCCTTCATCCAGTTGCGGACCTGCGGCTGGGCGGCGGGGTGCGCGGAGACCGTCTTGATGTCGGAGATCTTCGTGCCCGGCCTGACCAGCAGCGCGAAGGTGATCGACAGCAGCACCTCGCGGTAGATCATCAGCGGCGCGCCCGCGACCAGCTCGTCCAGGGTCGTGGTGATGCCGCCCTCGACGGAGTTCTCGATCGGCACGAACGCGGCCTCGGCCTCGCCGGTGCGCACCGCGTCCAGCGCGGACTGCACCGACACGTACGGGATCAGCTCCCGGGTGGCCGCCTCGGGCAGCGTCCGCAGGGCGACTTCGGTGAAGGTGCCCTCAGGGCCGAGATACGCGTAGCTGGCTGGCATGGCTTCACCCTAATGGGCCTTGCGAGACCCGGGGCACGCTTCCTGGCCCAGCCACTCGTGAGGGCGACGGCCTCACCCCTCCAGCAACCGCTGCCCCACGTACTCGCCCTCCGCCGCCCCGCCCGGCACCGCGAACAGGCCGCTCGCCTCGTGCCGGATGTACGTCGACAGGGCGTCCCCGCGGTCGAGTTTCCGCTGCACGGTGACGAAGCCGCGCAGCGGGTCCGCCTGCCAGCACACGAAGAGGAGCCCGGCGTCCGGAGTGCCGTCCGCGGCGATGCCGTCGTGGTACGAGAACGGGCGCCGCAGCATCGCCGCGCCACCGTTCTGGTCGGGCCGGGCGATCCGGGCGTGCGCGTTGATGGGGACGACCAGGGCGCCCTTCGCGTCGGTCTTCTCCAGGTCCATCGCGGTCGTCTCACCGCCCCCGGACAGCGGCGCCCCGGTGGACTTGTGGCGCCCGACGACGTTCTCCTGGGCGCCGGTCGAGAGCTTCTCCCAGTCGTCGAGGAGCATGCGGATACGGCGTACGACGGCGTAGGAGCCGTTCGCCATCCACGCCGGGTCGGTCGAACCGGACGCCGGCACGAAGATCCGCTTGTCGAAGTCGGACTCGGCCGGCTTCGGGTTGCGGGTGCCGTCGAGCTGGCCCATCAGGTTGCGGGCCGTCATCTTGTGGGCCGTCGCGCCCGGCGTCCGATTGAAGCCGTTCATCTGCCAGCGGACCTTGGCCGCGCTGCCCGCGTCCTTCTGGATCGTGCGCAGGGCGTGGAAGGCGACCAGCGCGTCATTGGCGCCGATCTGCACCCACAGGTCGCCGTTGCTGCGCGTTTTGTCGAGGTGGTCGGAGGAGAAGTCGGGCAGCGGGTCGAGGGAGACAGGCCGCTGCTTCTCCAGTCCCGTACGGGAGAAGAAGGAGTTGCCGAAGCCGAAGGTGATCGTCAGCGACGAGGGCCCCGCGTCCCGGGCGACCTCCGTGTCGTCCTGCGCCGCCGCCTCGCCCGCCATCAGCCGCTGCGCGGTCGTCGACCAGCGGCGCAGCAGGGCCGCCGCCTCCTTGCGGCTCGCGCCCGCCGCCAGGTCGAAGGCGACGAGATGACCGCGCGCCTGGAGGCCCTCGGTGATGCCGGGCTGATGTTTCCCGTGAAACATTGCCATGTCCTCGCCCAGCGAGGTCAGTGGTGTGGCCCCGGCGGGCGCGGACGCGTACCCCACGGCCCCGCCCGCCGTACCGAGCACGAGCCCGGTGGCACCGGCCGTACCGAGGAGCCGTCGGCGGGAAATGCCCTCCCCTGGGGAGGTGTTTTCGGAAACGGCCTCCCCAGGAGGTGCCTCTACGGTCCGGGCCTGGGGAATGGACTGGTCAGGCATGGCGTGGTTCAGCCGATCTGCGCGTTCTTGTCGACGGTCGTCTGGTCGATGTCGGAGGTCCGCACGGTCACCGAGATCTTCCAGTCGCCCGCCATGGGGATCTGGATTCCGTTCGCGGCCCAGTGCCCGGTGGCGATGCGGTCGGGCGTCACGGGCAGCGGGCCGATCTTCTTCGCGGCGAGGGTGAAGGCGACCTTCACCTCGGGGACGTCGAAGGCCCGGCCGTTGGGGCGCTGCACATAGACGTGCATCTCGTTGCCGCCCACGCGCGCGGGGTCGAGGTCGAGCCGTATGACGCCCTTGCCGTCCGTGCCCCCGGTGTCGAAGGACATGTCCAGGGTCAGGGCACCGGCGGACGACGAGGAAGAGGACGAGGAGGAGGACTTGGCCGCCTTGGCGTCCTCCTCCGTGCGGCCCGGTTCGGTGGCCGTCAGGGCCGTGGTGACGGCGAGGACGACGACGGCGACGGCGGCCTCGGCGAGCACGGACCGGCGCAGCCCGAAGCGGATCGGGTCGGCGTCCCGAAGTCGCTTCTTTCGGGTGGAGTCCACGGCGGCCTGCTGGCGGGCGAGTTGGGCGGCCCGCTTGGAACCGCCGGGCGCCTCGGAGTCGCCGTCGTCGGCGGACGCGGCCGCATCGGAATCGCCCTCGGCGGAGGTCGTGGCGCTGGAGACGCCGGTCCTCGCGGAGGTCGTGGCGCCGGAGACGCCGGCCTTGGCGGACGCGCTGGAGGTACCGGCCGCGGTGGACGTCGTAGCGCTGGAGGCACTGGCCTCGGCGGCTGCCGTAGCGCTGGAGTCGGCGGTCTTCGTGGACGCGCTGGCGTGTGCCTTCTCCTTCTCCGGCGCGCGTTCCTCGACGGCCGTCTCGGCTGTCGCGGTGGTCTCCGCCAGGCGGGCGGTCCAGCGCCGGGAGATCGACGCGATGCCGACGAGCAGCGCCACGAGGCCGATCTTCACGAGCAGCAGCTGTCCGTAGCCCGTGTCGGTGAACGCCGACCAGGAGCCGAGCTGGCGCCAGGACTGGTAGATGCCGGTCGCGACGAGCGCGAGGACGCTGCCGAACGCGATGCGCGAGAAGTTCTGTACGGCCGTCCGCCCGACCAGGTTGTCGGCGGGCGCCCGGTAGAGCGCGACGAGGAGGGCGGAGAGGCCACCGAGCCAGGTCGCGACGGCCAGCAGGTGGACGACGTCGACGGGCATCGCGATGCCGGGCTGGAGCCCTGTCGAGGCGTGCTCGGCCAGTGCCCAGCTCGCCGCGAGCCCGGCGGCCACCACACCGCCGCCGATCGCGAGACCGAAGGTGAGGTCCCGCTTCTCCTCGTCCTCCCGCTTGTCGTACGCCCCGAAGAGCACGGCGATGAACAGCGCGGCGGCGGCGAGCAGCAGCAGCCGGGAGACGAGGGCCGCGCCGGTCTTCGTCTGGAGGACCTGGCCGAGGAGGTTCAGGTCGAAGATGTCGCCGAGCTTCCCGGTCGTCGTGTACGAGCCGCGCACCAGCAGCAGCCAGAGTGTGGCCGCGGTGAGCGAGACCCAGCCGGAGACCACCAGCCGCTGGAGGGCGCGCACTCCGGCGCCGCGCTGCCAGCA from Streptomyces sp. NBC_01288 carries:
- the efeB gene encoding iron uptake transporter deferrochelatase/peroxidase subunit; amino-acid sequence: MPDQSIPQARTVEAPPGEAVSENTSPGEGISRRRLLGTAGATGLVLGTAGGAVGYASAPAGATPLTSLGEDMAMFHGKHQPGITEGLQARGHLVAFDLAAGASRKEAAALLRRWSTTAQRLMAGEAAAQDDTEVARDAGPSSLTITFGFGNSFFSRTGLEKQRPVSLDPLPDFSSDHLDKTRSNGDLWVQIGANDALVAFHALRTIQKDAGSAAKVRWQMNGFNRTPGATAHKMTARNLMGQLDGTRNPKPAESDFDKRIFVPASGSTDPAWMANGSYAVVRRIRMLLDDWEKLSTGAQENVVGRHKSTGAPLSGGGETTAMDLEKTDAKGALVVPINAHARIARPDQNGGAAMLRRPFSYHDGIAADGTPDAGLLFVCWQADPLRGFVTVQRKLDRGDALSTYIRHEASGLFAVPGGAAEGEYVGQRLLEG
- the serS gene encoding serine--tRNA ligase, with protein sequence MIDLRLLREDPDRVRASQRARGEDVALVDALLSADERRRSSGVRFDELRSEQKALGKLIPKASGDEKAELLRKTGQLAADVKAADAEQHEADEETKRLALQLGNLVHPDVPVGGEEDFVVLETHGTIRDFAAEGFEPKDHLELGEALGAIDVERGAKVSGSRFYYLTGVGALLELALVNAAIAQATEAGFIPMLTPALVRPRAMEGTGFLGQAAENVYHLEKDDFYLVGTSEVPLAAYHMDEILDAEKLPLRYAGFSPCFRREAGTYGKDTRGIFRVHQFDKVEMFSYVLPEDAENEHQRLLDWEKQWLTALELPFQVIDVASGDLGSSASRKFDCEAWIPTQGKYRELTSASNCDSFQARRLSVRLRDGKKVQPLATLNGTLCAVPRTIVAILENHQLPDGSVRVPEVLRPYLGGREVLTPVAK
- the pheA gene encoding prephenate dehydratase, coding for MPASYAYLGPEGTFTEVALRTLPEAATRELIPYVSVQSALDAVRTGEAEAAFVPIENSVEGGITTTLDELVAGAPLMIYREVLLSITFALLVRPGTKISDIKTVSAHPAAQPQVRNWMKANLPDALWESAASNADAARLVQEGRYDAAFAGEFAAARYGLEALETEIHDAENAQTRFVLVGRPARPAAPTGADKTSVVIWQRDDHPGGLRDLLGEFATRGINLMLLQSRPTGAGIGNYCFCVDAEGHISDRRVAEALAGLKRICLQVRFLGSYPRADVGVDGVRPLFPATSDEEFLAAADWVAHCQDGRF
- a CDS encoding HAD family hydrolase — translated: MTAGFPYRLIATDLDGTLLRSDESISARTRDALAAATAAGAAHIVVTGRGVPWTRHILDDLGYDGLAVCGQGAQVYDAGEHRLLTSVTLDRQLAGVALAKIEAEVGPLHLAASRDGLDGEVLVGDGYALTGALPSTPLSDVSELWAAPLNKIYIQHPTLTDDQLAEAAQLAAGGFVSVAMAGAGIVELLPLGLTKATGLSLAARRLGLKSADTVAFGDMPNDIAMLAWAAHGVAMANAHEELKAVADEVTSSNEEDGIAVVLERLLA
- a CDS encoding copper resistance CopC/CopD family protein, encoding MKTTITPRVRNLVLLLLAVTGMLFAGAGTASAHAALTGSDPSSGVVVDKAPTQISLTFSEKVATNNDSLRVLDPKGKRVDVGKPSNISGTTYATQVRSGLPDGTYTVAWQVVSADSHPVGGAFTFSIGSPSKTTVSASDEQDVGGGLVGGLYGFGRYMSYAGFIVMIGGAAFILACWQRGAGVRALQRLVVSGWVSLTAATLWLLLVRGSYTTTGKLGDIFDLNLLGQVLQTKTGAALVSRLLLLAAAALFIAVLFGAYDKREDEEKRDLTFGLAIGGGVVAAGLAASWALAEHASTGLQPGIAMPVDVVHLLAVATWLGGLSALLVALYRAPADNLVGRTAVQNFSRIAFGSVLALVATGIYQSWRQLGSWSAFTDTGYGQLLLVKIGLVALLVGIASISRRWTARLAETTATAETAVEERAPEKEKAHASASTKTADSSATAAAEASASSATTSTAAGTSSASAKAGVSGATTSARTGVSSATTSAEGDSDAAASADDGDSEAPGGSKRAAQLARQQAAVDSTRKKRLRDADPIRFGLRRSVLAEAAVAVVVLAVTTALTATEPGRTEEDAKAAKSSSSSSSSSSAGALTLDMSFDTGGTDGKGVIRLDLDPARVGGNEMHVYVQRPNGRAFDVPEVKVAFTLAAKKIGPLPVTPDRIATGHWAANGIQIPMAGDWKISVTVRTSDIDQTTVDKNAQIG